The following coding sequences are from one Gossypium raimondii isolate GPD5lz chromosome 4, ASM2569854v1, whole genome shotgun sequence window:
- the LOC105780175 gene encoding peroxidase P7: MYMLGNPKMGSASSFSKFCLTLLLLVDVLGSTNAQLSTNFYSKSCPNLLSTVKSTVTSAINKEARMGASLLRLFFHDCFVNGCDGSVLLDDTSSFTGEKNAIPNRNSARGFDVVDNIKSAVENVCPGVVSCADILAIAARDSVEILGGPKWAVKVGRRDARSASQSAANNGIPPPTSNLNRLTSRFNALGLSTRDLVALSGAHTIGQARCTSFRARIYNESNIDASFAQTRQRNCPRTTGSGDNNLAPLDIQTPTSFDNNYFKNLISQRGLLHSDQQLFNGGSTDSIVRGYGNSPSSFNSDFVSAMIKMGDISPLTGSRGEIRKNCRRVN, translated from the exons ATGTATATGTTGGGTAATCCTAAAATGGGTTCAGCTTCTAGTTTTTCCAAGTTTTGTTTGACATTGCTTCTCCTTGTGGATGTATTGGGGAGCACCAATGCTCAACTTTCAAccaatttttactcaaaatcatgCCCCAACTTGTTATCAACTGTGAAATCCACTGTCACCTCTGCTATTAACAAAGAGGCCCGAATGGGTGCTTCTCTGCTTCGATTGTTCTTCCACGACTGCTTTGTCAAT GGTTGTGACGGATCAGTGCTACTCGACGACACATCTTCATTCACCGGAGAGAAAAATGCTATCCCGAATCGTAACTCGGCTCGCGGATTCGATGTTGTTGATAACATCAAGTCAGCTGTTGAGAATGTTTGCCCTGGTGTAGTTTCTTGTGCTGATATCTTGGCCATTGCTGCTAGAGACTCTGTTGAAATT ttGGGAGGTCCCAAATGGGCTGTCAAAGTTGGAAGAAGAGATGCAAGAAGTGCTAGCCAGTCTGCGGCTAATAATGGCATTCCTCCACCAACTTCGAACTTGAACCGACTCACTTCCAGGTTCAATGCTCTTGGACTTTCCACGAGGGACTTGGTTGCTTTATCTG GGGCACACACAATTGGACAAGCGAGATGCACGTCATTCAGAGCTCGCATATACAATGAGAGCAACATTGACGCTTCCTTCGCTCAAACAAGGCAAAGAAACTGCCCAAGAACAACAGGCTCAGGGGACAACAACTTGGCACCTCTTGATATCCAAACTCCAACATCTTTTGACAACAACTACTTCAAGAACCTAATCAGTCAAAGAGGACTTCTCCACTCTGATCAACAGTTGTTCAATGGTGGATCCACGGATTCCATCGTTCGCGGTTACGGTAACAGCCCAAGCTCCTTCAATTCGGACTTTGTTTCTGCCATGATCAAGATGGGAGACATTAGTCCCCTCACTGGATCACGTGGGGAGATCAGGAAGAACTGCAGAAGGGTGAACTAA